The Candidatus Melainabacteria bacterium genomic interval GGCAAACTGTCAGCTATAGTGCCGGATGCGATCCGATTCTGCTTCGACTTGTGCGCAAAAGATACAGTGCTCGAAGGAGCGACTCTGGAGATTGATGAAATCGAAGGATTGGGAAGATGCAGCGCATGTGGTGAAGAGATGCCCTTAACACTTCTGGCAGGCACCTGCAAATGCGGTTGCAGAGACATCGACTGCATTGCTGGAAAAGAGATGAAAATCAAGGAAATGGAGGTGGAGTGATGTGCACGACATGCGGTTGCTCAGATGATGCAAAACCAAAAGTAGTAGACCTCGAAACAGGTCGAACCGTCGGGCTGCACGATCACGAGCACTCACATGACCACGAGCACGGGCATGAACAT includes:
- a CDS encoding hydrogenase maturation nickel metallochaperone HypA, yielding MHELGITQNIVAIVGERAGNQKVNRVKLEIGKLSAIVPDAIRFCFDLCAKDTVLEGATLEIDEIEGLGRCSACGEEMPLTLLAGTCKCGCRDIDCIAGKEMKIKEMEVE